tacataattcaactcctgaaataaaaaaaaaaaaccactactcgtggccgaatttcgcccaaatgtgtttgattaggtcttcttgtagctcaacgtgggttcgggtatcacgcattgtgtgtcttgtttcgatcctctcacccaccgtcgtatgcatacctcggcgtgggggagacctcgcgcttgagcttccagcttcatcctcgtcgtaaaagctagccgccctcggtccttcatcggctataatcatgttgtctaagataatacacgtgtacatgatgtcggtgatatttttcacgtaccacagccgagacggggccttcacaatgttgaatcgggcttgaaggaccccaaaggctcttttgacgtctttccgcgcggactcttgacgctgcgcaaaaagaacccgtctcgggtcttgcgggttgctgagcgtcttcacgaaagtcgacgaccttgggtagataccatcggcgagatagtaacccatgtggtatataTTTCcattgacggtgaagtcgatcgccggtgctacaccattcaatacatcattgaagaggggtgaagaatagagcacgttcaagtcgttgttggattcGGCAACActgaaatatgcatgccaaatccataggcggtagtcggcaaccgcttcaaggataagtgttgggccgccgcctttgtggccgcttaagtgttgccccctccaagcagtcggacaattcttccacctccaatgcatgcagtcaatgctgccaagcataccaggaaagccatggactgtttcgtgaagacgaagcaaccgttggcaatcatcggtggtgggtgcctgaaggaattcatcaccgaaagttgTACGAACACCCTCGCAAAtattttaagacaaaggattccagtggactcaccgacatgcaaatactcgtcgaagaggtcggccgtttgcccagtagcgagttgtcggatggcacacgtacacttctacAACACCGAGAGACTTTTCTTATCGACTGCATCTGGACCAGTTTGGAAaaattcaacacgggcggacaatgtgttgacaatacgcataaacaagcgctttgacatgtgaaaacggcgcctaaagtaatcttccgaaAACCGCAgcgggtcggcaaaatagtcggcaacgagcctttcgtgggctctctcccggtcacgatggatgtagcggcgagttgatctagttggtttaggaggatgagcgggggtattcgctgcgacatatcatatgcttcataagcggcacgatgttgttcgtagtattcttgttcttcgcgctccatttccgcaatgagatgggtgaaatccttttgaggttttgagtgagagatgaaggtgtagatattaagttgtatgaaaaatatgaatgagtgatgaatgagagatgatttgatgtgaaaaatggatgatgagtgtgtgtatttatagatgattttggggaaaaaaatataaaaaatcaaaaaaatacagaaaaatgggcaaaaaaacgaccatttttttgggattgggaaaataatttttttattttttggtattattttttatttttttaaaaaaataaaaataaatgattttccaacggatatgccgtTCGCCAATTACACGCTACCATGTCGCCTGCtcactggcacggacgtgctcaatgcaacgagcagcgccgtgccagcggcaagagcgcagcggcggacagctcctccgcgccgctggcacggacggacggatccgttgtggatgctctaagcatgAAGAGTTAAAAGCTGAATAGGAAAGGAAGAAGTAAGAtaggaactagccgttggagttAGTTAGTTTGTTAGGAAAGAGCCGTTGAAAGCTCTtatttcttgattcttgattcCATTCTGTTAGTGGCAGTTACCACAATTGTATGAGCTTTAAGTAGCTCGGTTTTTCACTTGTATTCTAGTGTTAGGAATcaatcaaaaaaaaaagaatccaTTTTCTCCAAGAAATCATctatctctcttcttcttcaattagTGTGTGTTCtctgtgtgtgtgagtgttCATACTGAGTGTGTGTGAGTTACTCGGAGAGTGTGTAAGTCTTGTGTACTATGTTAACAAGTGGCACCGTTATGGTGGGAAGTTGTGGCTGATTTGCAGAAGTTCAGATAGtctcagagatggcagcaaggctagATGCGGAGAAATTCACAGGCAAAAACGATTATGGCTTGtggaaaatgaagatgaaggcAGTCTTGATCCAACAAGGCTTGGCAGCAGTTCTTGCACCTGCAACAGAGAAGGGAATGGCTCCTGCTCTTGTTGAAAAATCTCAGGCCAAGTTTGATGAGATGCAGCTCAAAGCCCATTCTGCATTCATCTTGTGCCTAGGTGATAAAGTGTTGAGGGATGtgcaagaagccaagactgcagTGGAGATCTTGGAGAAATTAGATGAAGTCTATTTGGCTAAATCTTTAGCAAATAGGCTTTACATGAAGAAAAGGCTATACTCCTACAGTTTTACTGCTGAAAGATCAGTAATAGAGCAGCTGGAGGAGTttaacaagatcattgatgatcttggctctgttgatgtcaagatttcagatgaagataaggctatcttgacaCTCAATGCCTTGTCTAGATCTTATGATCAACTAAGTGATGCCATCATCTATAGTAGAGATAAGTCAATCACCTATGCAGAGGTGTATTCAACTTTGATGGCCAAGGAACTTCAGAGAAGTACCAACAAAGGCTCTGATGTgtaagctgcagaggccttaaATGTCAAGAAATTCAAAAAACAGAAATTCAAGAAGAAATTTGAAGATTCTAAAGCCTTCAACTCTGATGCTCAGAAAGAAACCAGATCTTGCCACTGGTGTAAAAAACCAGGGCACTTAAAGAAGGATTGTTATGCATGGAAGAGGAAGCAAGCCTCTGAGGGAAAGGGACAAAATACTTCTGATTGTGTAGAGAGTGTAGATCCTCCAGCTCAACTTCTGAATATAGCTGAAAAAGGAGTCAGTCAGAGGTGGATCATGGACTCTGGGTGTAgtttccatatgtgccccaacaaGAGCTGGTTTCATGAGCTTTAAGAAACAGAAGGAACTGCTCTCCTAGGCAATAATCATATCTGCCAGATCAGAGAGATAGGGAAGGTGAAGCTGTGCCTACAAGATGGTTCTATAAAAATTCTTACTGGAGTGAGATTTATTCCTGAAGTAAAAAGGAATTTAATCTCATTAGGAATATTGGAGCAGAAACGCTTCAACATATTACTGAATCAGGGAAAGTTGTTTGGTAGGTCTGGGAATCAGGTGGTGATGGAGTCTGACAGCGAGCATATCCTTTATTATCTCACTGCTAAAGTTGTTGATGGTGAAAGCAATGCTGTGTCAGATGAGAGCTTGAGGCTGTGGCACATGAGATTGGGCCATCCAGCTGAAGGAAGCATGAAAGAACTGAAAAAGAAAGGCCTAATTCCTGGAGATAACAGCAACAAGATGGATCCCTGTGAGCAGTGCATCCTTGGAAAGGCAAAGAAGGctccctatcctacaggtattcattCCTCTACAACACCTCTTGACTACATACACAGTGATCTTTGGGGCCCCTTACCTATTAATTCAGTTGGTGGTGGGAGATATTATTTTTCTATTATTGATGATTATACTAGAAAGCTTTGGGTGTATATTCTAAGAGAGAAGTCAGAAACTTTTGCAAAGTTCaaaatgtggtacaaagaggtGGAGTTAGAAAATGGAAGAAGTGTGAAATGCCTTAGGACTGATAATGGCCTAGAATATCTTTCTACTGAGTTTGATttgttttgcaaagagaagggcATGAAGAGGAATAGGACAGTCCCTTGcaacccccaacaaaatggggttgcagaGAGGATGAATAGAACAATACTTGAGAGAGTAAGGTGTCTGCTTCTTGgctctggtttgagcagcaggttctggggTGAGGCAGTGTATACAGCTGCCTATCTCATCAACAAATGCCCTGCTACAACCTTAAAATTTGAGACCCCAGATTatatgtggtatggagctcacaATGACTACTCGAAGTACAAGGTGTTAGGGTGTgaagcctatgctcatgctaggcaaagtaagcttgaagctagggctctaaAGTGTATCATGTTGGGCTATCAAAaaggtgttaaggggtataggctctggtgtattgagcctggGAAACAGAAAGTAATCAttagtagggatgtggtgtttgTTGAGAATCAAAtgccttatttaaaagaaaataagaactcTGATGAAGCTGACAGTGACTTCTTCAAGGTGGAGTCTGTGGGACTGAGCCAAGGTGCAGGTGGAGTTAGTGACTAAAAGAGTGAGTCTGAGCTAGAGAATGATGATGCTTCAAATCAAGGTGGAGGCAGTACTGAGACTACAGCTACAGATACCAGAGAGTATCAGATTGCCAGAgatagaggaagaagaaatgCTAAACCTCCTGAGAAATTCTCTGATGTGGTCTATTATGCTCTTTGTGCTGCTGAGAACATTGAGCTTGTTGATCCTCTCACTTATAAGGAAGCCATGAGAAGTAAAGACAGAgaaaaatggatagaagccatgaatgaagagattgagtctttactcaagaataaaacctggattttggtggataaaTCTCAGCTCAAATCTAATGGGAAGGAAAGGAGATTAGTAAGCTGCAAATGAGTGTTTAAAAATAAGATTGAAACTACTGATAAAGACGGAATCAAGTTCAAAGCTCGTTTGGTGGCTAGAGGTTTTACACAGCAAGAAGGTATGGACTTCAATGAGGTGTTTGttcctgttgtgaagcacacttctatTAGAATTTTACTGGTTGTGGTGAATCAATTGgattgggaattgcagcagCTTGATGTCAAGACTGCTTTTCTCAATGGAAATCTTGAGGAAACTATTTTCATGGATCAGCTTGAGGGTTATGTGAAAGTTGGAGAAGAAGACAAGGTTTGCTTGCTGAAAAAAAGCCTTTATGGAATAAAACAAAGTCCTAGGCAGTGGAATAGGAAATTTGATTGGCAGATGACAAAAATTGGTTTCATAAGGTCATAATTTGATGACTGCATTTACATAAAGAAGAAAGGCAGTACACCAGTTGTCTATCTATtgctttatgtagatgatatgctccTTGCTGGACCATCTATGGCTGAGATACAGAAAGTCAAGGAAGATTTGAAGTCTagttttgaaatgaaggatctgggtgaaGTAAGGAAGATACTGGGCATTAATATTCAGAGGGACAAAAGCTATAAAAGGTTGTGGCTGCTTCAAACTGACTACATTGAGAAAGTTCTGGAAAAATTCAATATCGACAATGCTAAAGCTGCATCAACACCTCTATCACAGAGTTTTAAGATGTCAAAGGAGCAGGCTCCTAAATCTAAACAAGAAGCACAGGAGATGGAGTCtattccttatgctagtgtggttggaagcaTTATGTACGCTATGATCTGTACAAGGCCAGACCTGGCCCATGCCATTTCTGTTACTAGCAGGTACATGGCAGATCCTGGGaaagagcattggaatgctcttaagtggactCTGAGATACATGAAGTGCACTAGTAGCTGGGGAATTGTATTCAATGGCTGTGATAAGGTGAGTGAGGAGGTAGTGGTGGGCTACTGTGATGCAGATTATGCTAAAAATTTGGATAATAGGAAGTCTCAAACTGGTTATCTCTttaccatgtttggaactgtggTTAGCTGGAAATCTGGGCTACAGAGTGTTGTTGCTCTATCAACAATTGAAGTAGAATATATGGCTCTCGCAGCAGTTGTGCAAGAGAGCTTCTGGATTCAGGGTGTGATATCAGATTTTGGTTTTGATTAGAGAACTATGGTGGTGCATTGTGATAGCAGTTCAGCTATATGCTTGGCTAAGCATCAGTATTTCCATGACAGGAGTAAGCATATAGACATCAGACtacatttcattagagatgagattgaaagaggAAGATTGAAGGTGGTCAAGATTGATACTTTTCACAATCCAGCTGATATGCTCACCAAGTCTCTGGgaagagacaagtttgatcattgcaaagAATTGATCAAGGCGTGCTGCAAGAACTGAAGTGTGtactcaggtggagaattgtaagaaGTGAGTTCACATTCAGTCCCTAAGCATGAAGAGTTAAAAGCTGAATAGGAAAGGAAGAAGCAAGAtaggaactagccgttggagttAGTTAGTTTGTTAGGAAAGAGCCGTTGAAAGCTCTtatttcttgattcttgattcCATTCTGTTAGTGGCAGTTACCACAATTGTATGAGCTTTAAGTAGCTTAATTTTCGCTTGTATTCTAGTGTTAGGAATCAATCAAAAAAAAAGAATCCCTTTTCTCCAAGAAAGCATCTATCTCTCTTCATCTTCAATTAGTGTGTGTTCTCTATGTGTGTGAGTTACTCGGAGAGTGTGTAAGTCTTGTGTATTGTGTTAacagtaaagtaagagaggtaaAGAGAGCATAGTGTGAGGAAAGATAAACTATTtgccaaaaaaatgaaaacgacTCAAGGTGAAGTGGAAAGATAAACTATCTGTCACGCCCCATCCTTGAGGAGATAGATGTCAACATTGCGGGGAAACATATGACGCTAAAGGTGAAGTGGGACAAGATCCCTTTGTATTGCTCTGAATGTAAACATGTAGGCCATGCGGCGGCGACTCGCTACGCTTCGGGGAAGAGGCCTATGCCTCCCAAGAGGGACTATTCCCAAAGGCCGCCTCCTCAGAACCGCCCCCTCCCAACAGAGAGGGAGTTTCTCATCCGGCCGGCCCTAGTAGACAGCCACAGGTCCCACGGCAGCAGCCGTTTGCTAGGCAGCACACAGAGAAGCCACCCTTCGTGGTTGGACAGCCTCTGCATCAGGTGACGCGCAGCCAGGGCTTGGTGATCAGAGAGCCGACTCCTGGCCCCGTCCTACACCCTGGGTCTTCTTCGGCAGCCGCAGAGGGTGCACAGGCTGCATGGGACGATGGCTTTGTCATGCCTAAGAAGAAGAACAAGTACGCAGCCAAACGCGACAGGGAACGACAGAGGCGCCGAGAGAAGAGTCAGGCGAAGGACACCTCGGCGAGGACAGTGTCAGACAGATAGGGACATCAGTGTATGGAGGGGGATGATTCCTCGTCAGGGAGAGAGCGGGCCTCTAGGTCCAGATCGCCTTCTATTACACGCGGTTTCGGATATTGCCCTCTGGCGATGGTCTTGCACGGTGATAACATGTTCGGGGCATTGGAGGATTTTCCCTCGGATGAGGCCGAGGTTGAGGTGGATAGCGATGACCACCAGGATCCTATGATATTGGTGGTACCGAATACGAGGCTTGATTTCTCAGATCCGGTGCTGCAGTATATTGGATATACTTCCCCTCCCGCAGAGGGTTCTTCGAAGAAGGCGAGGCTTTCGGCCTCGGGAGCCTATTGAGTTTCCCATGTCTTCTCACTTCATGATCTGGAATGCCCAGGGGATAGCGAACGCTACTACCCAAGGCAATTTCAAGAATATGATCGATATGTACAGTGTTTTGTTTGCCGCGGTGCTTGAGCCCCAGACGGATCCCCAGCCTTCTTTCTTTAGTAGGCGCTTTGGGTTGCAGTTTAGGTGTTCGAACACAAGCGGCAAGATTTGGATCTTCTCTCACAGGGACTGGCAGGTCGAGGTAATTGACGACTCTGAGCAGGTCCTTCACATCAGAGTTACTGCTGCGATTTTCCCTTGCTCAATCTATCTCTCCGTAGTGTAcgctaagtgctcgagggaggggaGATACGATCTGTGGAATAAGCTCAGGGACATCTCTTTAGCTACTGACGGGGCTCCCTGGCTTGTTGGAggtgacttcaacatcttcttgcTTGAGGAGGAGAGACGGGGCAGCGTCATAGATAGGCACGGAGAGATGATGGACTTTGCCGACGCCGTTGCAGACTGCCAGCTCCTGGACCCGGGTTTCGATGGTCCACCGTTCACTTGGACGAGGAGTGGGCTTTGGGAGAGATTGGACAGGGTCCTCCTTGGGGAACACTGGACGACCGTCTTTGCGGCTACTAGGGTGACTCATTTGCCTAGGATCTCTTCAGATCATGCCCCTTTGCTTGTGCGGTGCCAGCTCACTACTCAGATTCCGAGGCCTTCgtttaggtttcagaacatgtgggttCGTCACCACACTTCAGGGATGAGGTTGCCAGAGTGTGGACGACGGAGACGGGCTTCTTCGGCATGcttaatcttcagttcaaactcagcagagttaAGGGATTTCTCAAGAGATGGAACAGGGAGGTCTTTGGGAATATCTTCGACAAGCTGAGGGAGGCAGATGAGGCGGTTGCCGCTGCGCAGGCGGCTTACGACGGGGACCCCTCGGGAGCCCATAGGAGTGAGCTTAGCCGGTGCACCGCTCTCTACGTACTCTGCACTAGGATGGAAGAGGATTTTtggaagcagaaggctgccattCGGTGGGCTGCAGAAGGCGaatggaattccaaattcttccatgggTGGGTGCGTCAGAAGCGGGTGAAGTCTAGGATCCACGCCATCCAGACAGGCGATCAGATGCTTACTTCGGAGGACGACATCAGACAGTCGGCTGTTGGATACTTCCAGGGGCTACTCACGTCAGATGTTGAGCActtggagcagccggacctAGATCTCTTGCGCGGTCTCCCAGAGTCTATGGACCGCGAGGGCCTCTGTGCAGTCCCCGACTCCGATGAGGTGAGAGGGgcggtctttggcatcagtggggacagcgcctcgggaccggatggcttctcgtctcttttcttccagcactgttgggacatcgttggagcagaggtggtggcagcagtggcggacttcttcttaggagctcctatgccccgcagcttcacaGCCACGACCATCATActcttgccgaagaaggcaagtccggcgacctgggcagagtacaggccgattagcctttgcaatgtgaccaacaagatcatcactaagatcttgacatcgcgtttggcgccgcTGCTACCTCTGGTTTTGGCGCCGAACTAGAGCGGTTTTGTaaagggtcgcttgcttagtgataatgtgctcttGGCTCAAGAATTGATTCACGATATCGGCAGGTCGCTCATTAAGAAGGCAAACTCTcctaatctggccctcaagctagatatggctaaggcctatgatcgagtgcagtggcctttccttctcctggtgcttgagaggatgggattcccgccggggtgggtgagtatggtcgATCGATGCATCTCTTCATGCTGGTTCTCAGTGCTTGTGAACGGGGCTCCGACAGGTTTCTTCCagtctacgaggggacttcgccagggagatccgttatcTCCGTCTTtgttcgtgcttgctgcagaTTATCTGTCGAGGAGCTTGGACAGGCTTGTGGACACACATCccgatatggagtatagatgtgctaggcgcgcgccggccatatcccatttgtcttatgccgatgacattatcatttttgttagggcgcacagacagtccgtggagaggctggtaCATTGCCTCGAGCACTATTCCGCCAtgtcgggtcagatggtgaacaggggaaaaagtcatttctacctctttgagaagttcgacgcttgggcggctgaggtggcagaggcgagtggattccagcagggattcctccctttcacttACCTCAGTGTCCCTATCCataagagcatccccaacggTGGTGGAATGCTGCtcgtccgtccttgccgctggcaaggacgcgctccaccgccgctgcgctcttgccgctggcacggacgtgctcttagctaagagcacggccgtgccagcggcaagagcacaaggcgtcgacgtggcatgctctgattggcccgttgatttatcattttttattatttttttttaaaaaatcgaaaaaatctgaaaatttcaaaattaattaaaaaaatattacctcacttcctaataaaatatatccatttttttcacacttttaatttttttttcatcatttttaccccaaaattcatactttcatctataaatactctcatttcaaacacaaaaaatgacactatactaaacaactatctcaatctcaatttttaggattttaattatgtaatttttaatttttaggagtttaattatgtaatttttaatttttagtattttaattatgtaatttttaatttttaggattttaattatgtcttttttattttatttgtaatttgtattatttattgtggttttttaatgaattttaatattatggaaatgtttttgtttaattgaattttaaattgaattgtgctcgtccttgcggaagagcacagctgtgggtgttgtgctcttgccagggagcaggcagaaaaagtggggccgggcccacaatcgtgccgctggcaagagcacggttgtggatgctctaaggggggctgaaggccggctaccttttagatatccgacagaagatggtggaccggattcacagctggtctcacagacatctttctcttggagggcgcctcgctctgatcaagagcacccttgtcaccatccctcttcacatcttccaggtcctgaagccgtatgagtattggatgagggagttggagcagatcttggcccggttcttttggggcacggttgggcagcagaggaagattcactgggttagctggaagaagaagatttgcctaccgttggatgagggaggcctcggcatccgtcgtttctgcgaggtcgtcaaagctttcagcatcaagctctggtggagatttctcgcgcaggattctttatgggcgcagttcaccatccgcaagtattgtttccatgctggtcgtgccttcatttctccttactctgtgcatgatagtcctatctggcatcgtctcacggacattaggggtcaggttcatggtctcattaggtggtccctcggcgaagggcggattagtttctgggatgacgtgtgggtcggggatcttCCCCTTAGGACATATTGTCCGCCTGGGACTGATCTCCCTGCCGCTGAGGTTTCTAGGTTTTGgcgtgatcatacttggcatgttgaaaaactgcatgattatttggctttgtatggtgtgcctttgtaTGTGTTGGATTttatcagggctgttccgattgaggtgggcaggcgggatgtgatgcgatggagcctcactggcaatggcgagttctcgacggcctcagcttgggagctcatccggacacggtcccctagacatttcggacttcgcatggtttggaatgctgggttGACCCCgaccatctctgtcttcatctggcgcctcctcctccagagggtccctgttgagtgttatgttcaggcccgcggtatctctcttgcatccaagtgtctgtgttgtgtctcttctttttcagttgagtcgtttcagcatttgtttgtgtcgagtcctctggcgagatcggtttgggattacttcgATGGTTGGTTCCCTTAcattagcacacacattcacacgtgcactgatattgcacttagattaggtttttggtggaggtcctctcacagggccaccgccttgcacatcagcttcatttggtatactggtttatttggacggagaggaatagctgcaagcaccgcggcatttcttttcgttcttcacatgttatttggcaggttgttcagcatttgcggatcttggtggcggcgggtgtgctagtcccccttcattggcgcggttgcaccccggccgtcgacttcatgccttcgattcctcctcgccggcgagttctacggtccctgcaagtgctttggtatccacccgacgatccttgggtgaagctgaacaccgacggggcctttactagctcgacgggacatgcaggcggtgggggagtggttcgtggttCAGACGGTTCCCTCCTGGGTGCCTTTTGCACGCCCCTCGTAGCtaggtcggccttcgaggcggagctcttagctcttcttcacgggctgactttggctatgcagttctcatcgcatgtttgggtcgagatggatgcggcagcagtggtcgcggtgttcacttcaggacgcggaggagcagcggatgtgagacatcacatggctcgcattcgcactTTGCTCGCACAGACGCAGtttatgttctctcacatctatcTCGAGGGCAACCGGCCAGCCGAttttttggcaggtaggggggtccagacccctgccatcaccttctttgatgcggattcagcgcctcggtatttgaagtcgctcgtcaggatgcaccagttgggctatccaaacttcagattcagatatcgagatggatgactacttcac
This sequence is a window from Salvia splendens isolate huo1 chromosome 14, SspV2, whole genome shotgun sequence. Protein-coding genes within it:
- the LOC121764297 gene encoding uncharacterized protein LOC121764297 is translated as MSSHFMIWNAQGIANATTQGNFKNMIDMYSVLFAAVLEPQTDPQPSFFSRRFGLQFRCSNTSGKIWIFSHRDWQVEVIDDSEQVLHIRVTAAIFPCSIYLSVVYAKCSREGRYDLWNKLRDISLATDGAPWLVGGDFNIFLLEEERRGSVIDRHGEMMDFADAVADCQLLDPGFDGPPFTWTRSGLWERLDRVLLGEHWTTVFAATRVTHLPRISSDHAPLLVRDEVARVWTTETGFFGMLNLQFKLSRVKGFLKRWNREVFGNIFDKLREADEAVAAAQAAYDGDPSGAHRSELSRCTALYVLCTRMEEDFWKQKAAIRWAAEGEWNSKFFHGWVRQKRVKSRIHAIQTGDQMLTSEDDIRQSAVGYFQGLLTSDVEHLEQPDLDLLRGLPESMDREGLCAVPDSDEVAH